From one Chryseobacterium sp. 3008163 genomic stretch:
- a CDS encoding IPExxxVDY family protein, translating to MEIQKLYDLDDIEFEDITIGLVRLAKNIPDHEFFFKINQGNDLKFSRIKDLVFHGVYYDYYFPRFEAYHKFTKTCFTFISNKSSDSKQKKLQTELFSEEENIKFLLNNQTEVEYILHSPEQFTDFSVILLPENLVFPIQDYNLSSEDELYQIIQYYE from the coding sequence TTGGAAATCCAAAAACTGTATGATCTTGACGATATAGAATTTGAAGATATTACCATTGGTTTGGTAAGATTAGCTAAAAATATACCCGATCATGAGTTTTTTTTCAAAATAAATCAAGGAAACGATTTGAAATTTTCAAGAATTAAAGATCTTGTTTTTCACGGAGTTTACTACGATTATTATTTTCCAAGATTTGAGGCATACCACAAGTTTACAAAGACCTGCTTCACTTTTATTTCTAATAAATCTTCAGATAGTAAACAAAAAAAGTTACAAACTGAACTCTTCTCAGAAGAAGAAAACATTAAATTTTTATTAAATAATCAGACAGAAGTAGAATATATTCTGCATAGTCCGGAACAATTCACTGATTTTTCCGTAATTTTGCTGCCTGAAAATCTTGTGTTTCCAATTCAAGATTACAATTTGAGTTCTGAGGATGAACTCTATCAAATAATACAGTATTATGAATAA
- the rnc gene encoding ribonuclease III, translating into MELQKYFSKFLLKQRKKVLTERDYFLSIELNKILGTPVQNINFYREAFSIKSSSKNQDSNYERLEFLGDSVLGTIVSCHLFSTYPKGNEGYMTQMKSKIVNRKNLNKLGEDLKLTDLLQKNNNSAALGENISGNLFEALVGAVYLDFQYDTCKRIVLERLLTPSEINKLENKIVSYKGLLLEWSQKKKVNIKYETCEEIQVNKSIVFRCHVWLGDEKIANATETSKKKAEEKSAQRAFYILNKKENILGNPKTV; encoded by the coding sequence ATGGAGTTACAGAAATACTTTTCTAAATTCCTTCTCAAACAAAGAAAAAAAGTATTAACGGAAAGAGATTATTTCCTGAGCATTGAGCTTAATAAAATTTTAGGCACACCCGTTCAGAATATCAACTTTTACCGCGAAGCTTTTTCTATTAAAAGTTCTTCTAAAAATCAAGATAGTAACTACGAAAGACTTGAGTTTTTGGGAGATTCTGTTTTGGGTACAATTGTTTCATGTCATTTGTTTAGCACTTATCCTAAAGGTAACGAAGGATATATGACGCAGATGAAATCTAAAATTGTAAATAGGAAGAATCTGAATAAATTAGGAGAAGATTTAAAACTTACCGATCTTTTACAAAAAAACAACAATTCTGCTGCTTTAGGAGAGAATATTTCAGGAAATCTCTTTGAAGCTTTGGTGGGAGCTGTTTACCTTGACTTTCAATATGATACCTGCAAAAGAATCGTATTGGAAAGATTGCTCACGCCTTCAGAAATCAACAAGCTTGAAAATAAAATTGTAAGCTACAAAGGTCTTCTGCTAGAATGGAGCCAAAAGAAAAAGGTCAACATTAAGTACGAAACTTGTGAAGAAATTCAGGTGAACAAGAGTATTGTTTTCCGCTGTCACGTGTGGTTAGGTGATGAAAAAATTGCCAACGCTACCGAAACTTCCAAAAAGAAAGCCGAAGAAAAATCGGCACAAAGAGCATTTTATATTTTAAATAAAAAAGAAAATATACTTGGAAATCCAAAAACTGTATGA
- the fabF gene encoding beta-ketoacyl-ACP synthase II, producing MELKRVVVTGFGALTPIGNNANEYWESLLKGESGAAPTTLFDATNFKTRFACEVKNFDPLDHFDKKDAKKMDRNTQLGMVAAREAVAHSRIMEDNVDKHRVGVIWGSGIGGLETFETEVLGWANTDIPRFNPFFIPKMIADITPGHISIEYGFHGPNYTTVSACASSANALIDSKMLIQLGKADVIVCGGSEAAVTASGVGGFNAMMALSTRNDDPKTASRPFDKDRDGFVLGEGAGAIILEEYEHAVKRGATIYAELLGGGMSADAHHMTAPHPEGLGAYLVMKNCLEDAGLTADEVDHINMHGTSTPLGDQAESSAISKLFGEHAYNIQINSTKSMTGHLLGAAGVIEAIAALGAIIHGIVPPTINHFTDDEKIDSRLDFTFNKAVKKDVKVAMSNTFGFGGHNACVLFKKI from the coding sequence ATGGAATTAAAAAGAGTAGTTGTAACCGGTTTTGGCGCCTTAACACCCATCGGTAATAATGCGAATGAATACTGGGAAAGCCTGTTAAAAGGTGAGAGCGGAGCCGCTCCGACGACTCTTTTTGATGCCACAAACTTTAAAACAAGGTTTGCTTGCGAGGTGAAAAACTTCGATCCGCTGGATCATTTCGACAAGAAAGACGCCAAAAAGATGGATCGTAACACCCAACTTGGTATGGTAGCTGCCCGTGAGGCAGTTGCTCATTCAAGGATTATGGAAGACAATGTAGACAAACACAGAGTCGGAGTTATCTGGGGTTCAGGAATTGGTGGTTTAGAAACTTTTGAAACTGAGGTTTTAGGGTGGGCAAACACAGATATTCCGAGATTCAACCCTTTCTTTATTCCTAAAATGATTGCGGACATTACGCCGGGACATATTTCAATAGAATATGGTTTCCACGGTCCCAATTATACTACTGTTTCTGCATGTGCTTCATCTGCAAATGCATTGATTGATTCTAAAATGCTGATCCAATTAGGAAAGGCAGACGTTATTGTTTGCGGAGGCTCTGAAGCTGCCGTTACAGCAAGTGGCGTTGGTGGTTTCAATGCGATGATGGCACTTTCTACAAGAAATGACGATCCGAAAACAGCTTCAAGACCTTTTGACAAAGACAGAGATGGTTTTGTATTGGGTGAGGGTGCAGGAGCAATCATTCTTGAAGAATATGAACACGCTGTAAAGCGTGGTGCAACGATATATGCAGAATTATTAGGTGGCGGTATGAGTGCAGATGCACATCACATGACGGCACCACATCCTGAAGGTTTGGGAGCTTATTTAGTAATGAAAAATTGTTTGGAAGATGCAGGATTAACTGCTGATGAAGTAGACCACATCAATATGCATGGTACATCTACTCCATTAGGAGATCAGGCAGAATCTAGTGCAATTTCTAAATTATTTGGTGAGCACGCTTACAATATTCAGATTAATTCTACAAAATCAATGACAGGTCACCTTCTGGGTGCTGCCGGAGTCATTGAAGCTATTGCTGCTTTGGGAGCTATTATTCATGGTATTGTTCCTCCTACAATCAATCACTTTACGGATGATGAAAAAATCGACAGCCGATTAGATTTCACATTCAATAAAGCGGTGAAAAAAGATGTGAAAGTAGCGATGAGTAACACTTTCGGGTTTGGTGGACACAACGCTTGCGTTCTATTCAAGAAAATCTAA